AATATTTTCGATATCTGTCGCGGTTCTGTTGGCTGCGTTTCCATCCGTTTTCTGCGGGGAGACGAGCGGCGATCCCGTTGACGGAAATTCTGAGCATCTGAATCCGAATCAAGGGAACCCGGCTCTCTATGGCCGAGTAATTACGCTGGCGGAGCCAGCTACCAGCGACGCCTTTGACAAAGTTCTGCGACTCCTTCGGCAGACCTTCGACCAGGTGAGTGCTCCGACGCGACAATGCTCACTAATTACTTCTCCTTTTCCGTTTTTAAGCCGTGTTCCCTTAAAAACGAACGTTCGCCCGGGAACCGGCGACCGAGACGCCTCGTGCTCCTCCTTTTTCCGCGACTCCGACTTTTTAGCCGTCTCGCAGCCCGGCCCGCGCGATGATAATTTTGCAAATTGTTCCGCGAGAATATTTTAACCATTCAACGAAGTTTTCTAAAACGCTGAACTAGCAGGACGCGACCGCCCTCGGAGGTTTTAATGGAATTTTGTAAGTCCGGAACATAGTTTCTGCCGTATCATTTTCGCGTAACTCAAATACGAACGTTATGTCACGTTAAAACGGGATTAACAATTGAATAATGAGTGAATTTCGAAAAAGATTCTCTTACGTCTTAAACTGTAATCTATATGTGCCAGAATTGTgaaaaaagaaacgagtgaAGTCAATTATCGAGTTACTATGGATTAACTCGGCTCTGAATTATaatatcttaacaataaatttggtcggTAAACGATACACATATTAGTGAACAATAACACTTCTGTTTCTTGTAATGAGGCAAATGAGACGTACACCACTATTATTTTGATTATGTTTCTCCCACATTCGTTTCAGCTAGCATGTGCCACGTTCTTTGACCATtcgaaatttatatttgtttgaATGTAATTTTTCGAGAAATTAAACCGGGTATAACTTTCGTATGCAAATACGAAATACTTGAAACAAATAATTAGGAAGACAATGCAGTCcaagaattgaaaaatgaaaaaccatCGAATTCTATTCGATGTTTTTCACATAACCGTTTTATTAGTCTATTTGTATTTCAACTTACACGATAATGACAAACTAATTGCATAAACTGCATGGTGCGCGGTAATTACAGAATTAAAGAACGTAAAAAGGGTAGCTGCCTCGAGCTTGAAACTTTACGGTTCCAGCGATACTAACTAAAAACGGCTGCGCGTTTAGCGTGTACCGCGCTATCAAGATTTCAAGTTTACGAGTCGCGGCGACTAGGATTTTGTAGAACAATATATTCCGCAGCCGTAAAACCCGTTAATCAGGTAAATAAAATCAGCCGGAAGTAACATAACCGTTCCATGAACCGCATAATCCCTGGTCTATGAGACGGTGGTTGCAACATTTTTTTAAGCATCCTATGAAACCGGTAATACACGCAGATAATCGCGTGCAGGCTTCCTGCGAGCAGAATGTAACCCGCTTTTACGGCAGCCGATTGTCTAAAAATTCAGTGTACACTAAAAACCGTGTAAAATGTAACGAAATGCAGATTCTCCCCGAATGAATCCAGAGAGATCTCTGTTTACACGAAGCTCGGCCGCGGAGAGACCGTGCGCGGGCCCGCTTTAACGAGGGAAAATGACTTTTCCAGGAATCGGGAAAAATCTCCGAGGATCTCGACGCTTGGGTCTCGAAGTTGAATAATTTTGCGAGCCGGGTATCCGGCGTTCCCGAGCCCGAGGGAAAAAATGAAGGGACCGAGGAGGCGTCTGAGACGCATAAATTGAGCCGACGATCGGTGACGCCGCTCGAAACGCAGGAGAACAACGATACACGCGCGCCCGAATCTCGATTCTCCAAACAAGCCTCCAATTCAAACAGCAAACTTACCGAGAACCCCCGAGACGAATCTGCAGCCGTGTTGTCGCCGGCGATTCCCGACGACAATCAACATCCCGGCTTCGATTCGTGGATACAGGAAGTCAACGCACTCGCGGCGAGCATTGATCGCGGATCATCGGAACCGAGTTTCCCGGCACATCTGGAAAGAAGGCTGGAGGAGTTATTGGACAGAATCCAATCTCGTTACGACAACAATCATCTGGTTGGTACATGATATCTTTTCTATACGGCAGAGCGGATTACGTAAGCGGGTTCGCACTTATGCGATGTCTACGGTTCGCACCGGCGATCGGGGCAGTTATCCAACGTTTCGATAAGTTCGAATTTATAACATGCATCGTAGAACTCGTTTCGAACACGTTGTTCCATTTATATGTCTTGATAGAGATATATCTATGTCACCGACTATAATATAGTCATAGACTATAATATCTATGTCACCGATCCTTGTCTTCCATTCGAGGCCATTTAAAGATCATAGTGTCAGAGgtcattgaattcgtctcgatgtGCACCTCGAGTCTTGAcgcattattttcaaaaataacgAGGATATTTCAATGTGCAGGATAAAATAAGGATCCTGTATAACAATCGCTTTTACTAAATATTCTGTCGTAACGAAAGCCCTAACTGATTCCGCGGTCTCCCAAATGTGAAAAGACTGAGCGATCTTCGATTTCTAAAATTGTTTTCGACAGCTGAATCTGTTGCCCATTGTACGCCTGGAGAACATCGGTCTTCCAGGCCAGCCGATTAGAAGGATTTTGCATCCGATATTCGAGCGATTGGCAGCTCGAACCAAGCCTACCGAGACGGAGCGGCAGCCAGGCCTCCGGCTGGCCAGGAAATTGTTCGCCGATGGGAGAAGCTTACTGAGCACCTTCCAGGAAAATAGAGAGACAGGTGGAGCTGGAATCCACAAGGCGGTGAAGCTGGGCCCGCTGTCCGTAAACTTCGACGTGGGAAGATCTTGATCCCGTCCAAGTTCCGCGAAACCGTAACACGGCTATGAAACATACCTATAATACCCCCTTCGTGTTTGACGCCGACTGACCTCGGCGCTCGGCGAGTTTGTTTTATCGAAATAAATGTATTGGCAAACTGGAAGCTCTGTAACGGCGCGgcgttctttcctttttttctcgtCTTAATTCCCGAGAATAAGTAAACTGTCGGGCGAATCGACGAGCCCGACGCGCGCAGGTACGAGAAACAAAAAGATAACGAAACAAAAAGGACCGTTGAACCGTAGCGACCCGCCGCGGGCTTAAACTATCTCGCGGAACAGAGACAGTTCCGAAATAAAACCACGAGGACTCCAGAGATGTTTTCCCCGGGGATGAATCGAATCGATCGCCGGGTAAAGGAATCGCCCGGTTATTACACGGCTCGTCACTCGGCAGCGCCGATTCGCCGACAGCCGGGAATGTCGCGGAAATAAAAGCACCCGCGGATCGATGGATACGTTGGACGTAGGACCATCGCGGGATAGAGCGGTTCGTTAACGCTTATCACGATTAACGATGGGGCCCCGCGGCAAATCGCACCCAATCGTGCAACTAAACAATGGCTCGGCCACCGGCACGGATTTAAAAACATCCGTTGTTAATTAACCGGATGGTTTAACAGCCCCGATTAACTATGACCCGATACGCCGGTGCATATTTGCCGAATAAACTCGGGGCGCATTAATTTCAC
This genomic window from Megalopta genalis isolate 19385.01 chromosome 9, iyMegGena1_principal, whole genome shotgun sequence contains:
- the LOC117224803 gene encoding uncharacterized protein LOC117224803, which gives rise to MRIFSISVAVLLAAFPSVFCGETSGDPVDGNSEHLNPNQGNPALYGRVITLAEPATSDAFDKVLRLLRQTFDQESGKISEDLDAWVSKLNNFASRVSGVPEPEGKNEGTEEASETHKLSRRSVTPLETQENNDTRAPESRFSKQASNSNSKLTENPRDESAAVLSPAIPDDNQHPGFDSWIQEVNALAASIDRGSSEPSFPAHLERRLEELLDRIQSRYDNNHLLNLLPIVRLENIGLPGQPIRRILHPIFERLAARTKPTETERQPGLRLARKLFADGRSLLSTFQENRETGGAGIHKAVKLGPLSVNFDVGRS